A part of Fusarium oxysporum Fo47 chromosome III, complete sequence genomic DNA contains:
- a CDS encoding Ribokinase-like protein encodes MKHLIAVGACYLDTILTNVTSIAVPFFPSEDSKLRATSLNIRRGGNCPNSLQVLEQLLSEHDTLKLHLVSPLPAAASSATQRVISSFGAQSNIDFNHCVYREESTEAASSYIIRSEASGSRTLVNYNGLLEMTEDEFGNIARSFNPDQETWWHFEGRIPDTIQSCIRLLRNVLPKATISVEIEKPGREGLPELAAEADVVFYSRSWAESRGHKTPEQCLSAEGHQKASLALCTWGEDGAAGLSRSTGESLHCPALDESGRDISVIDAVGAGDTFIAGMLYGLICHPDDWSMGKKLGFAVRLATLKVQREGFDGLGRDMLGTEIGGG; translated from the exons ATGAAGCATCTCATTGCCGTTGGCGCTTGTTACCTGGATACGATCCTCACGAACGTCACCTCTATTGC TGTTCCCTTCTTCCCATCCGAAGACTCTAAGCTACGTGCCACCAGTCTCAATATCCGACGTGGAGGCAACTGTCCCAACTCTCTTCAGGTCTTGGAACAATTGCTCTCTGAGCACGACACCCTCAAGCTGCATCTGGTATCACCTCTTCCCGCTGCTGCCTCATCCGCAACACAGCGTGTTATATCGTCGTTCGGTGCGCAGTCGAACATTGACTTCAACCACTGCGTTTATCGCGAGGAGAGTACAGAGGCGGCAAGCAGTTACATTATCCGTAGCGAGGCATCAGGTAGTCGCACGCTTGTCAACTACAATGGCTTGTTAGAGATGACCGAAGACGAGTTTGGAAACATCGCGCGAAGCTTCAACCCGGACCAGGAGACATGGTGGCACTTTGAG GGCCGAATCCCGGATACCATACAAAGCTGTATCCGTCTCCTGCGTAACGTACTACCAAAAGCAACAATCAGTGTCGAAATTGAGAAGCCTGGTAGGGAGGGCCTCCCTGAGCTGGCGGCAGAAGCGGATGTTGTCTTCTATTCGCGAAGTTGGGCTGAG AGTCGAGGACACAAAACTCCGGAACAATGCCTGAGCGCCGAAGGGCATCAAAAGGC GTCACTGGCACTGTGTACGTGGGGTGAAGATGGAGCAGCTGGGCTGTCTCGGTCAACAGGCGAGAGTCTTCACTGCCCTGCCCTGGATGAATCAGGGCGAGACATTTCCGTGATCGA TGCCGTGGGAGCGGGGGACACTTTCATAGCCGGAATGCTGTACGGACTGATCTGTCACCCTGACGACTGGAGCATGGGGAAGAAGCTGGGTTTCGCTGTTCGACTGGCTACACTCAAAGTGCAGCGGGAAGGGTTCGATGGACTCGGAAGAGACATGCTTGGAACGGAGATTGGAGGCGGTTGA
- a CDS encoding Las1-like-domain-containing protein: protein MVQYVFTPWRDRYELLLVREQMYTGIDTNATEAKGHSGLSEGSINIQNQQILDDQETQKRQHKAVARVSMWMQRGNCPHMVESTALLMAAMLSDKEAAAGENAASSAYAIRAAYSAAFSRFVTGLLDGHQDKQRKQSMYSIAKTIGLPATFVELRHQSTHEQLPSLAKLRTAAKKALLWIWDYYWQQLGEDNSDACRKAVLRYLSEGDESKLAALFQEFERWPPERVLKTVQEVKGSLPGNQAFLKCAELMQRLRESEEDKKSSKSGTADTTMKDTEPDTGEADEEDDFGWSQFKGTWKPKPIGIRQIWVMLELDSDMSRAVARIGKRHDTGAMMPRLDDKASRLIRSCSVTAHPPSTGLDIYTYLLMYRLAISRPFPRQKIGFLSSALVAATRAMHIQSIPMWEGSSNNYAYLVVDDKSKDAVIVDPANPPEYIGCAYSEGCYSGGEDQLDSHCQHPSLAELGNPKLDIIGGKDCEGVTKTPGHGETFKLGDITFKGVHTPCHTQDSICFFVEDGKDKAVFTGDTLFIGGCGRFFEGNAEEMHEALNKRLAALPDDTVVYPGHEYTKANVKFAASVSQRDAVQKLHSFAENNKVTTGKFTIGDEKEHNVFMRVEDPEIQKQTGETEPVAVMAKLREMKNNFKISQPPKRKAPATSATAAPKARQSKLAKEHNVTAQEEGEIREAFSLFAEPMDGEKHGVLPIDDVKSALIALGVPPSSHAELKEFISILDPENDGYATFEPFFAICALKFHTREHDSDAHRAEVEEAFRLFTNGQDGPITLAHLRRVAAVLKEDVDEELLKDMILEANGGVGVARGVGVEEFDGVMKSAGVWR, encoded by the exons atggtACAATACGTCTTCACACCATGGCGCGACCGTTACGAACTCTTGCTCGTTCGCGAGCAGATGTACACAGGCATCGACACCAACGCCACAGAGGCAAAGGGGCATTCCGGCCTTTCTGAAGGCAGCATAAACATACAAAACCAACAGATTTTGGACGATCAGGAAACACAGAAGAGGCAACACAAAGCGGTTGCGCGTGTGTCGATGTGGATGCAGCGAGGAAACTGTCCTCACATGGTCGAGTCAACAGCACTGTTGATGGCTGCCATGCTGAGTGATAAAGAGGCAGCCGCTGGAGAAAATGCAGCTTCGTCAGCGTATGCAATCAGAGCAGCATATTCAGCTGCCTTTAGCAG GTTCGTTACtggtcttcttgatggccatcaGGACAAACAGCGCAAACAGAGCATGTACTCTATTGCAAAGACCATTGGATTACCCGCTACATTCGTTGAGCTTCGCCATCAGTCAACGCACGAACAGTTGCCCTCATTAGCAAAGCTGCGCACTGCAGCTAAGAAGGCCTTATTGTGGATTTGGGATTATTACTGGCAGCAGCTGGGCGAGGACAATAGCGACGCGTGTCGCAAGGCAGTACTACGGTATCTCAGTGAGGGAGATGAATCGAAGCTGGCGGCTCTGTTTCAGGAGTTTGAGCGATGGCCTCCAGAGCGCGTTCTCAAGACAGTCCAAGAGGTCAAGGGCAGTTTGCCAGGCAACCAAGCCTTTTTGAAGTGCGCAGAATTGATGCAGAGGCTACGAGAGTCTGAGGAAGATAAGAAGTCGTCAAAATCTGGTACCGCCGATACGACCATGAAAGATACAGAGCCTGACACTGGTGAagctgatgaggaagatgacttTGGGTGGTCACAGTTCAAAGGCACATGGAAGCCTAAACCTATTGGGATT AGGCAAATATGGGTGATGTTGGAATTGGACTCGGACATGTCACGTGCAGTCGCCCGCATCGGCAAACGTCATGATACTGGAGCCATGATGCCTCGCTTGGATGACAAAGCCTCACGTCTCATTCGATCTTGTTCTGTTACAGCGCATCCGCCTTCAACTGGCCTTGACATTTACACATACCTACTTATGTATAGACTCGCTATAAGTCGGCCATTCCCCAGACAGAAAATTGGATTTCTATCTAGTGCT CTCGTAGCTGCTACCCGCGCCATGCATATTCAGTCAATTCCTATGT GGGAGGGAAGCTCCAACAACTACGCTTACCTGGTAGTTGACGATAAGTCCAAGGATGCCGTCATCGTTGATCCCGCAAACCCTCCAGAGTACATA GGTTGCGCCTATTCTGAAGGATGCTATTCAGGCGGGGAAGATCAACTTGACAGCCATTGTCAACACCCATCA CTTGCTGAGCTGGGCAATCCCAAGCTAGACATTATCGGCGGCAAAGACTGCGAGGGTGTTACGAAGACACCTGGTCACGGCGAGACCTTCAAGCTAGGCGACATCACCTTCAAGGGTGTGCATACACCTTGCCACACTCAGGACAGCATCTGCTTCTTTGTGGAAGACGGAAAGGACAAAGCTGTTTTTACCGGTGATACCCTTTTCATTGGCG GATGTGGAAGATTCTTCGAGGGCAATGCGGAGGAGATGCATGAGGCTTTGAACAAGCGCCTTGCGGCGTTGCCTGATGACACTGTAGTTTAT CCGGGACATGAGTATACCAAGGCCAATGTCAAGTTTGCCGCATCTGTTTCCCAGCGTGATGCTGTACAGAAGCTGCACTCCTTCGCCGAGAACAACAAGGTCACCACCGGCAAGTTTACCATCGGAGACGAAAAG GAACACAACGTCTTTATGAGGGTTGAG GATCCCGAGATTCAGAAGCAGACAGGTGAGACCGAGCCTGTGGCAGTTATGGCCAAGTTACGCGAAATGAAGAACAACTTCAA AATTTCTCAGCCTCCAAAGCGCAAGGCTCCCGCGACCAGCGCAACCGCCGCGCCCAAGGCGCGACAATCCAAACTTGCAAAGGAGCATAACGTTACTGCGCAAGAAGAGGGCGAGATCCGCGAGGCGTTCAGTCTCTTTGCGGAGCCAATGGACGGTGAGAAGCATGGAGTCTTGCCTATTGACGACGTCAAGTCTGCGCTCAT AGCCCTCGGTGTTCCGCCCTCTTCTCACGCAGAGCTCAAAGAATTTATATCAATCCTGGACCCAGAAAACGACGGTTACGCGACATTTGAACCTTTCTTCGCAATCTGCGCCCTCAAATTCCATACAAGAGAGCACGACTCGGACGCCCATCGTGCAGAAGTCGAGGAAGCTTTTCGACTATTCACAAACGGTCAGGATGGACCCATTACCCTTGCACACCTGCGACGTGTTGCTGCTGTGCTCAAAGAGGATGTCGATGAGGAGCTACTCAAGGATATGATTCTCGAGGCGAACGGCGGCGTAGGTGTTGCTAGGGGAGTGGGCGTTGAGGAGTTTGATGGAGTCATGAAGAGTGCTGGTGTCTGGAGGTGA